A region of Labeo rohita strain BAU-BD-2019 chromosome 2, IGBB_LRoh.1.0, whole genome shotgun sequence DNA encodes the following proteins:
- the LOC127153358 gene encoding LOW QUALITY PROTEIN: uncharacterized protein LOC127153358 (The sequence of the model RefSeq protein was modified relative to this genomic sequence to represent the inferred CDS: deleted 2 bases in 2 codons) has product MSMVSKGIMTVMNWTPLNIHLYACVCVTRMLLSRVYITDLGMYMYNCRLLYNKAVPCSFMQVGVWWWPRSQIRAMPAMPSVTDTSCHRKRWQVLVWVVMSLLPLVAGDRSRFRAESEAAVGFAGMEELPLEAFPDAEEEFEEGSDSPWHGLFEPSVLVEDDQQPARWERSPRSPDTSDIQTKGARKKKKKKEKEEKKKKEKSSRGRHSSRDCRVEKREMHVRDLGMGFDSDEIVVFKFCVGSCQRSRGNYDLALRALLANGSLPKRTARKISVHPCCRPTGYEPVSFMDATTTWRTIKSLSAADCECVG; this is encoded by the exons ATGAGCATGGTTTCTAAAGGCATTATGACCGTGATGAATTGGACACCTTTGAATATACATTTGTATGCATGTGTATGTGTCACCCGCATGTTGCTCTCTCGAGTTTACATTACC GACTTGGGTATGTACATGTACAACTGTAGGTTGCTGTATAATAAAGCCGTTCCTTGTTCTTTC ATGCAGGTGGGAGTTTGGTGGTGGCCGAGGAGTCAGATCAGAGCAATGCCTGCCATGCCATCAGTCACCGATACATCATGTCACAGGAAACGCTGGCAG GTGCTTGTATGGGTTGTGATGTCTCTGCTGCCCCTAGTGGCAGGAGACAGGTCACGTTTTCGTGCAGAATCCGAAGCCGCAGTAGGATTTGCTGGGATGGAGGAGCTGCCGTTAGAGGCTTTTCCAGACGCTGAGGAAGAGTTCGAGGAGGGCAGTGACTCCCCATGGCACGGTTTGTTTG AGCCATCTGTGCTCGTCGAGGACGACCAACAACCAGCGAGATGGGAACGTTCCCCCCGCTCGCCGGACACTTCTGACATACAGACCAAAGGTGCGCgcaagaaaaagaagaaaaaagagaaggaggaaaagaaaaagaaagagaagagcAGCAGGGGACGGCATAGCAGTCGGGACTGTCGCGTGGAGAAACGTGAGATGCACGTGCGGGACCTGGGAATGGGCTTCGACTCAGACGAGATTGTCGTTTTCAAGTTCTGCGTCGGCTCCTGCCAGAGGTCTCGTGGGAACTACGACTTGGCTCTGCGCGCTCTGCTGGCCAACGGTAGTCTGCCCAAGCGCACGGCCAGGAAGATTAGCGTACACCCTTGCTGCCGGCCCACGGGCTATGAACCGGTCTCTTTTATGGATGCTACCACAACCTGGAGAACCATCAAGTCCCTCTCCGCAGCAGACTGTGAGTGCGTGGGATGA